Part of the Saccharomyces paradoxus chromosome XI, complete sequence genome, atgaaaagggTGGCAAACCTTCCATTcccatttatttttcaaaccaaGATTTGCTATGGGCCAATCCTTATAAATTGAATAGATTTGGACAAGGTGCTTTCCGCCTACTAGTTAGAAGGCTTTACTTTGAGCTAAATGGTGAGGCCTTGCAAGATTATACTTTGGGTAAACCCACAAAGTTAACTTATGATTTTGCTCATCATGTTCTCATTGATTGGGAAAAAAGATTGACCGGGACGATAGATCAATCAATGAAGCAGAAGCTGCCACTTCTAGGCACGAAACCTTCTACTTCGCCATTTCATTCGGTTTTTATGGTAGGTGATAACCCTGCAAGCGATATTATTGGAGCTCAAAATTACGGTTGGAACAGTTGCTTGGTGAAGACAGGTGTGTATAAGGAAGGTGATGACTTAAAGGAATGTAAGCCTACGCTGATTGTAAATGATGTATTTGATGCAGTGACTAAAACGTTAGAAAGGTACGCATGAAAAACCACTTAAGCACACCTTCTTCTGCCTTTGAACAGTGTTGTTATGATAGATTTACTGATAGCGTAACttcttttacaaaatatatgcaatatatataacaaaGTTAAATAAGAGGTTTGGAAAATTGGCAATTTACAGTATAATGAACATacatgtttttcttctattaaaaaaaaaaaaaaaaatactgcCAACCCTTTTAAGTAAAAGTAGTAACTTACCAAAATCAATTGACCAATGCATCCGAAAAACCCAATTTCCACCAAAGTAGACCGATTGACGTCACTGACTGAGATGAATATACATGGGCTTTACAAGTCATCCGAAATACTATCCAAATTGATAGGTTGGCCAGGTTTGAAGGCAGGGAGACCCAAGTAAGGACAACCACTACATCTAAAGGCATCCCCTAGAGAACAAGAGCCACAGCCGCCGACTTTCTTCCCATCGATGGTAAAATCAATTTCAGTTAACTCATCCTCGGTAAACTGGACAACTTTATCCTGTTGAGATCTAATATCATTTATTTCCCTTTCTTCCTGCTCTTTCATACCGCAGGTGCAATCTTTACAagctttcttctttttagtTTTGGACTTACCACATGTAATCATAGTAATCATTGGCTTATTAGAATCGTCTTCGTCGATTaagtcttcttcttcaatagaATCATTGCCGATATCCACTTGGTCGAAATATTGAGCTTTGGAAGAGTCACTAGAGgaatcatcatcatcactgTCCTCAATTAGGTCGTCTACAACTCTATGCACTTTTGGTTCAGCAGCCATCTCAAACCTAGGTGGTTTGAAGCCGTCTGTTCTCTTGACTATAGGTTCCTTTGTATCACCtgcttttttgaatgaagGCAGATTAGAAGTTGAGGAACCAGCCTTTTTGAAAGCTGGGAGCGTGCTACCACTCTGCAGCTTAGTGCTGctcattttcttatttttcaacgGTATGGAAACAGTTCGGTTAAGCTTAGAAAAATCCTTTTTAATCCAGTAGTAAAATGGCTCGTTAACTATTTCAAAACCGTTAATCAATGCGTCTACTTTATAAATATCACTTAAACCCATTAGT contains:
- the DRE2 gene encoding electron carrier DRE2 (Component of the cytosolic Fe-S protein assembly (CIA) machinery~similar to YKR071C), producing the protein MSQYKTGLLLIHPAVTTTPELVEDTKAQAAFKKVKFVDQFLINKLNDGSINLGKAKYETIQYLTPEALTDIKFPKKLISVLADSLKPNGSLMGLSDIYKVDALINGFEIVNEPFYYWIKKDFSKLNRTVSIPLKNKKMSSTKLQSGSTLPAFKKAGSSTSNLPSFKKAGDTKEPIVKRTDGFKPPRFEMAAEPKVHRVVDDLIEDSDDDDSSSDSSKAQYFDQVDIGNDSIEEEDLIDEDDSNKPMITMITCGKSKTKKKKACKDCTCGMKEQEEREINDIRSQQDKVVQFTEDELTEIDFTIDGKKVGGCGSCSLGDAFRCSGCPYLGLPAFKPGQPINLDSISDDL